The Moorena producens PAL-8-15-08-1 genomic interval AAGAGTTTATCGATGGACAAAACTTACTGCAAGAACTGGCCAGTCGGGGTGGATTTAATGAAGCACAAATTCGGGCGCTACTGGATGATTTGCTGCCATTGCTGCATTTTGTTCATCAACATCATGTTATCCATCGGGACATCAAGCCAGAAAATATTATTCGCCGCAGGGGTTTAAGGTCTTCTGTTGTGGGGGGAGCAACCCAGGTCCCTGGTCAACTGGTTCTGGTTGATTTTGGAGCATCGAAAGCTGCTACTGGCACTAGTCTAGGGAAAACTGGGACAGCGATTGGCTCATTTGGTTATGTATCACCAGAGCAAAGTATTGGTAGAGCAGTTTTTGCCAGTGATATCTATAGTCTTGGTATCACTTGTATTCATTTGTTGACCCATAGGCACCCCTGTGATTTATTTGATGTGAGGGAGGGTGTCTGGGTATGGCGCAACTTTTTGAGTCATCCTATTAGTGATCAGCTTGGTCGCATCATCGACAAGATGATAGCGGGGGCTATTAACCGACGTTATCAATCAGCGGCTGAGGTAAGTAAAGATTTACATCTTCAGAGAACTCCCGCAACACCTCTAAGGCAACAAAAACCAGTTACACCTCTAAGACAACGAAAACCAGTTACACCGATCAAACCTACTGTACCATCAAAGCCAGCAGTTGGGGGATTGAATAAAAGGATTGCTCAAGAATTAGAAGAATTGAAGTCTGAAATTATGGGTAATCCGACTACTAAATCAACCCATCAAACTCTTGGGTCTAAGGTTGCTGGGTCTAGTAGTTTACCGAAAACTAAAACTAAACTTGATCGGGAACTGGAGGAGGTCCAATCTGAATTTATTGGCTCTTCTAATCCTCAGCAAAATCCTGGTTCAGGTTGAGACAGAAGGGAGCAGGGAGTAGGGAGTAGGGAGTAGGGAACAGGGAATAGGGAATAGGGAATAGGGAATAGGGAAAAAAATCTGTGTACCTCTTAGCTATGAGAAACGCTATAGTTTTAGGAGATGGCTAAGAAGATAAGAAGTTGGAGTTAGGGAATAAGATAGGATTTTAGCTGGTTATATCACGTTCTATAAAATGGACTTTTGGCTTACTAATTAAATCAATAGTCCTGAGGGTGTTCCATGACCTGAAAAGTCCATGACCAATTTGCCAAGCAATATCTTAAAGAACTCCTAGACCCACTTGGTAAGGTAGAAACGAGCTGGGAAGTAGCTGGGGAAGTCCAACAAGTTGATGTTTACTTTGTGCCATCCCCAGCACTAGTAACCAATGCACAAAACCTGGGATTACTCGGAGAACTGGCTACAACTCCTGCAATGTTTGAACCCTTCCGCAACCCAGTCACTAAAGCGGAGGTACTCAGTTGTATCGGTAAACTGGCGGAGGTTCATGGTCAACTGTTCCGTCAGGCTAAGCGAGCTCATGCCCAAGTTAGGGTCACTGAATTGCCTCGTTTATGGATTCTATCCCCAACCGCTTCGGAAGAGTTTTTGGAAAGCTTCCATGCTCAACCAGATCTGGTTAATTTTCCCAGAGGTATCTACTTTCTGGGGAAATCGTTGTATACGGCAATTATGGCGATTCACCAACTGCCGGTAACGCCAGAAACCTTATGGTTGAGAATTCTCGGTAGAGGTAGAGTACAACAGCAGGCGATTGAGGAATTGAAATCCCTGCCGAGTGAGAGTCAGCTCAAAGCCAATATCCTAGAATTAGTATATGACAAGAGGCGCGATATTAGAGGCACGTATAAAACAGAATCAAGACCTAGAGGAAGATGACCGGGAGTTAGTAATGCAATTATCTGGGATTTATCAACAACGACTTCAAGTGGCTACTCAGCTTGGCAAACAGGAGGGACTAGTCCAAGGTATGCAAAACGAACGCCGTAGTATGGTCACTTACTTATTGCGATCGCGTTTTGGTGAACTAGACCAGCAACTCCTCGCCATCATTGAGCCATTGATTGCACTCTCTCCAGAAGAATTTACCCCCCTATTGCTACAATTGTCTCGTGAAGAATTATTGGCTCGATTTTTGTAAGCTATCAGACTCAACTCCTAATAACTGGAGCAGTACGGGCATCAAATCCGCTAGCTTTGAGAGCATTAACGGTTACTTGGTCATCTTGCACCCAGTATTTAGAATCAAAACGGACAAATTGATACTGCTGGGGTGTAGGAATAGTTGCCAGTACGGGTACTTTTGCCTGACGTTTTTTACCGGAATGTTTTTGCAGAATCGATTTTAATTGGTTAAGGTTGTTTGTCGTAACTTCCTGAGGGGTAAGTTCTACTACTACTGTTCGTAAAGTTTCAATTAGCTCAGCATCCTCAATAATCAGCTGAATTTTTTCATCTCGCTCATCCACCTTTGCCCAAATAATTAAACGGGAATCGGCTTGCAGTAATGAACTAATTTTTTCGTAAGTTTTCGGGAATACAACTCCTTCAGCTTGACCGGTCAGATCTTCCATCTGTACAAAGGCCATGCGTTCATTATTTTTTTTGGTGAGGTGAGGCTTGACTTCAGTGAGCATCACAATAGCACTCAACGTTGTTCCCTTCTTTTGGTCTCCTAACTCGGCCAAACTGACAGGAGAAAGCACTTGAGCTACTGGACGGGCTGATTTTAAAGGATGGTCAGATACATAAAAGCCAAGCAATTCTTTTTCCCAATTTAATTTTTCTTGGCGTGAAAAATCAGAAACTGGTGGAGCGCTGGGAGCAGATTCCCAAGCATTATTGTTCTGATTTTGATCTTGCTCAGAATTAGTATTGCCAAAGAGATCAAAAATGTTCAGCTGACCACTTTCTCGGTCTTTGGCACGGTCTTGCCCCCAACTCATCACTGGTTCTAGGTCTTTGATAAGTTGCTGGCGGTTGGGCTGAATGCTATCAAAGGCACCACAGTAAATCAAGGCTTCCAAACCACGGCGGTTAAGGGTGCGCAAATCCACGCGATCGCATAAATCTGCCAAAGCCTTAAACTCACCACCAGTCTCCCGAGCCTTGATAATACAATTAATTGCTCCGTGTCCCAAATTCCGGATTGCTGAAAACCCGAACAATATACTATTAGAGATGGGGGTAAAATCAAAATCAGAACGATTGATATCCGGTGGCAAA includes:
- a CDS encoding serine/threonine-protein kinase, whose amino-acid sequence is MSYCLNPTCPNPKNREGTKFCIACGSKLLLKERYRGIKPIGQGGFGKTFLAVDEDKPSKPPCVIKQFFPQAQGTNTVQKAAELFTLEAVRLDELGKHPQVPELLAYFCQDSQQYLVQEFIDGQNLLQELASRGGFNEAQIRALLDDLLPLLHFVHQHHVIHRDIKPENIIRRRGLRSSVVGGATQVPGQLVLVDFGASKAATGTSLGKTGTAIGSFGYVSPEQSIGRAVFASDIYSLGITCIHLLTHRHPCDLFDVREGVWVWRNFLSHPISDQLGRIIDKMIAGAINRRYQSAAEVSKDLHLQRTPATPLRQQKPVTPLRQRKPVTPIKPTVPSKPAVGGLNKRIAQELEELKSEIMGNPTTKSTHQTLGSKVAGSSSLPKTKTKLDRELEEVQSEFIGSSNPQQNPGSG
- a CDS encoding OB-fold nucleic acid binding domain-containing protein, whose translation is MVKIISRKSLGTQPVYDIGVKSDHNFILANGMVASNCFNKSHSTAYGYVTYQTAYLKANYPVEYMAALLTASSNSTDKIQKYIATCSTMGIEILPPDINRSDFDFTPISNSILFGFSAIRNLGHGAINCIIKARETGGEFKALADLCDRVDLRTLNRRGLEALIYCGAFDSIQPNRQQLIKDLEPVMSWGQDRAKDRESGQLNIFDLFGNTNSEQDQNQNNNAWESAPSAPPVSDFSRQEKLNWEKELLGFYVSDHPLKSARPVAQVLSPVSLAELGDQKKGTTLSAIVMLTEVKPHLTKKNNERMAFVQMEDLTGQAEGVVFPKTYEKISSLLQADSRLIIWAKVDERDEKIQLIIEDAELIETLRTVVVELTPQEVTTNNLNQLKSILQKHSGKKRQAKVPVLATIPTPQQYQFVRFDSKYWVQDDQVTVNALKASGFDARTAPVIRS